A stretch of Myxococcus hansupus DNA encodes these proteins:
- a CDS encoding carbohydrate ABC transporter permease, which yields MKQRPGLGTALAVVAFLTFFLGPFFWQVLTSLWPDGELTRPWPSHLTLENYASVLWGRPFLRVVLNSLVVAALTTVFCLTVGAAAAFALAKLEFRGKGLLLSAALAVSMFPPIATVSPLYLILRAVGLRDSLVGLALPYATFALPLTLWVLTSFFRQLPDELYRAARVDGCTPFQAFRQVLLPLAAPGLATTAILVFIFAWNEFLYALTFLSTPEKRTVPVAISLFASEYREPWGEIAAASVVATLPLVALTVLFQRRIVSGLTAGAVKE from the coding sequence ATGAAGCAGCGTCCCGGCCTGGGCACCGCGTTGGCGGTGGTGGCGTTCCTGACCTTCTTCCTGGGGCCCTTCTTCTGGCAGGTGCTGACGAGCCTCTGGCCGGATGGCGAGCTGACGCGGCCGTGGCCCTCGCACCTCACGTTGGAGAACTACGCGAGCGTCCTGTGGGGACGGCCCTTCCTGCGCGTGGTGTTGAACTCGTTGGTGGTGGCGGCACTGACCACGGTGTTTTGTCTCACGGTGGGGGCCGCGGCTGCCTTCGCCCTGGCGAAGCTGGAGTTCCGCGGCAAGGGCCTGCTTTTGAGTGCTGCGCTGGCGGTGAGCATGTTCCCGCCCATCGCCACGGTGAGCCCGCTGTATCTGATTCTGCGCGCGGTGGGGTTGCGCGACAGCCTCGTGGGCCTGGCGTTGCCGTATGCGACCTTCGCGCTGCCGTTGACGCTGTGGGTGCTGACGTCGTTCTTCCGGCAGCTCCCCGACGAGCTCTACCGCGCCGCGCGCGTGGATGGCTGCACGCCGTTCCAGGCCTTCCGGCAGGTATTGCTGCCGCTGGCCGCGCCCGGGCTGGCGACGACGGCGATTCTGGTCTTCATCTTCGCGTGGAACGAATTCCTCTACGCACTGACCTTCCTCTCCACACCGGAGAAGCGCACGGTGCCGGTGGCCATCAGCCTGTTCGCCAGCGAGTACCGCGAGCCCTGGGGCGAAATCGCCGCGGCCTCCGTGGTGGCCACGCTGCCCCTGGTGGCGCTCACGGTGTTGTTCCAGCGGCGCATCGTGTCCGGGCTCACCGCGGGCGCGGTGAAGGAGTAG